Proteins from one Salaquimonas pukyongi genomic window:
- a CDS encoding MarR family winged helix-turn-helix transcriptional regulator gives MARNELEDCFDLETFLPFRLNRAAERASLDFAKLYRKAHGMTRPQWRTLANLGQHGRLTARQICNLSMQHKTKVSRAVADLESRKWLKRSVNPDDRREEWLELTAEGKAVFRQLSSLGREQDRKLRQALGAKNASALETALSALEQLSATN, from the coding sequence ATGGCCCGCAATGAGCTGGAAGATTGTTTTGATCTGGAGACATTCCTTCCGTTCCGGCTTAACCGGGCAGCCGAACGCGCAAGTCTGGATTTTGCCAAGCTCTATCGCAAAGCCCATGGCATGACCCGTCCCCAATGGCGCACCCTGGCCAACCTCGGACAACACGGGCGCCTTACCGCCAGGCAGATCTGCAATCTTTCCATGCAGCACAAAACCAAGGTGAGCCGCGCCGTGGCGGATCTGGAATCACGCAAATGGCTCAAGCGCAGCGTCAATCCCGACGACCGCCGCGAAGAGTGGCTTGAACTGACGGCGGAAGGCAAAGCGGTTTTCAGGCAGCTCTCCTCGCTTGGCCGGGAGCAAGACCGCAAGCTGCGGCAAGCGCTCGGCGCCAAAAATGCAAGCGCGCTTGAGACTGCACTGAGTGCGCTGGAACAGCTTTCTGCAACCAACTGA
- the hmgA gene encoding homogentisate 1,2-dioxygenase codes for MLDKTGPKTEAATQSAILEGYMPGFGNDFETEALPGALPKGMNSPQKCNYGLYGEQLTGTAFTAPSHQNERTWCYRIRPSVKHSHRYRKIDLPYWKSAPNVDPDVVSLGQYRWDPVPHGDEDLTWLTGMRTMTTAGDVNTQVGMATHIYLVTESMVDSYFYSADSEILVVPQEGRLRFCTELGIIDLEPKEIAILPRGLLYRVELVEGPARGFVCENYGQKFELPGRGPIGANCMANRRDFKTPVAWYEDREAPSTVTIKWCGQFHETKIGHSPLDVVAWHGNYAPVKYDLRDYCPVGAILFDHPDPSIFTVLTAPSGVPGTANIDFVLFRERWMVMEDTFRPPWYHKNIMSELMGNIYGQYDAKPQGFVPGGMSLHNMMLPHGPDKEAFEKASNAELKPEKLDNTMSFMFETRFPQHLTEYAAKEAPLQDDYIDCWSDIDKKFDGTPGIK; via the coding sequence ATGCTCGACAAAACCGGCCCGAAAACCGAAGCGGCAACGCAAAGCGCCATTCTGGAAGGCTACATGCCCGGCTTCGGCAATGACTTTGAAACCGAGGCCTTGCCCGGCGCATTGCCAAAGGGAATGAACAGCCCGCAGAAATGCAATTACGGCCTGTATGGCGAACAACTGACGGGCACCGCCTTTACCGCACCAAGCCATCAGAATGAACGTACCTGGTGCTATCGCATCCGCCCGTCGGTCAAGCATTCCCATCGCTACAGGAAAATCGACTTGCCGTACTGGAAATCGGCTCCGAACGTTGATCCTGACGTCGTTTCCCTCGGTCAGTACCGCTGGGATCCGGTTCCCCATGGCGATGAGGATCTCACCTGGCTGACCGGAATGCGGACCATGACCACGGCAGGTGATGTGAACACCCAGGTTGGCATGGCCACCCACATCTATCTGGTCACCGAATCGATGGTGGACAGCTATTTCTACTCGGCCGATTCCGAAATTCTGGTTGTGCCGCAGGAGGGCCGGCTGCGCTTTTGCACCGAACTCGGCATCATCGATCTGGAGCCGAAGGAAATCGCCATCCTGCCGCGCGGGCTGCTTTACCGGGTGGAGCTGGTTGAAGGTCCCGCGCGCGGCTTTGTCTGCGAGAACTATGGCCAGAAGTTCGAACTGCCGGGCCGTGGCCCGATCGGTGCCAACTGCATGGCCAACCGGCGTGATTTCAAGACACCCGTTGCCTGGTACGAAGACCGCGAGGCGCCGAGCACGGTTACCATCAAATGGTGCGGGCAATTCCATGAAACGAAAATCGGCCACTCACCCCTCGATGTGGTCGCATGGCATGGCAATTACGCACCGGTAAAATATGATCTGCGCGACTATTGCCCGGTCGGCGCCATTCTGTTCGACCATCCAGATCCGTCCATTTTCACCGTGCTGACTGCCCCGTCGGGCGTGCCGGGTACGGCCAATATCGACTTCGTCCTGTTCCGTGAGCGCTGGATGGTGATGGAGGATACCTTCCGCCCGCCCTGGTACCACAAAAACATCATGAGCGAGTTGATGGGCAACATCTATGGCCAGTACGATGCCAAGCCGCAGGGCTTCGTGCCGGGCGGTATGAGCCTGCACAACATGATGTTGCCCCATGGGCCGGACAAGGAAGCTTTCGAGAAGGCCTCGAACGCGGAATTGAAACCCGAAAAGCTCGACAACACGATGAGCTTCATGTTCGAGACCCGCTTTCCCCAGCACCTTACCGAATATGCGGCGAAAGAGGCGCCCTTGCAGGATGACTACATTGACTGCTGGTCGGACATAGACAAGAAGTTCGATGGTACGCCCGGCATCAAATAA
- a CDS encoding fumarylacetoacetate hydrolase family protein — MKLATLKDGTRDGRLAVVSNDLMMFADAAHIAPTLQAALDSWADCGPDLQAEYERLLIGEIAGHPFDETQAMAPLPRAYQWADGSAYVNHVELVRKARNAEMPETFWTDPLMYQGGSDTFLGPRDPIRFPADAVPAWGIDMEGEVAVIVDDTPMGISPEEAREKIRLVMLVNDVSLRGLIPAELAKGFGFFQSKPSSAFSPVAVSPQTLGDAWDGGKLSLPLMVDYNGAPFGRANAGADMTFDFGQLIAHAAKTRNLAAGTIIGSGTVSNKGEDGSPGKPVSDGGLGYSCIAEIRMIETIADGKPSTPFMAFGDTVRIEMQDREGQSIFGAIEQSVEEAG; from the coding sequence ATGAAACTTGCCACGCTGAAGGATGGCACCCGCGACGGCAGGCTTGCCGTGGTGTCGAACGATTTGATGATGTTTGCAGATGCGGCACATATCGCACCGACGCTGCAGGCCGCGCTGGACAGCTGGGCGGACTGCGGCCCTGACCTGCAGGCCGAATACGAACGGCTGCTGATCGGTGAAATTGCCGGTCATCCGTTTGACGAAACCCAGGCCATGGCGCCGCTTCCCCGAGCCTATCAGTGGGCGGACGGTTCTGCCTATGTCAATCACGTCGAACTGGTGCGCAAGGCGCGCAATGCAGAGATGCCGGAAACCTTCTGGACCGATCCGCTAATGTATCAGGGCGGATCCGACACGTTTCTTGGTCCGCGCGATCCGATCCGCTTTCCCGCCGATGCGGTTCCCGCCTGGGGGATCGACATGGAGGGCGAAGTCGCGGTTATCGTCGACGATACGCCCATGGGCATTTCGCCTGAGGAAGCACGGGAAAAAATCCGCCTCGTCATGCTGGTCAACGACGTTTCCCTGCGCGGCCTGATTCCGGCAGAACTGGCAAAGGGGTTTGGCTTTTTCCAGTCAAAACCGTCCTCGGCCTTTTCACCGGTAGCTGTCAGCCCGCAAACGCTTGGCGACGCCTGGGATGGCGGCAAACTCTCCCTGCCCTTGATGGTCGACTACAACGGCGCACCTTTCGGGCGGGCAAATGCCGGTGCCGACATGACCTTCGATTTCGGCCAGTTGATTGCCCACGCCGCCAAAACACGCAACCTTGCCGCCGGCACCATCATCGGTTCCGGCACGGTGTCCAACAAGGGTGAGGACGGTTCACCCGGCAAGCCGGTTTCAGATGGTGGGCTCGGCTATTCCTGCATTGCGGAGATCCGCATGATCGAGACGATCGCAGACGGCAAGCCGTCAACGCCTTTCATGGCGTTCGGCGATACGGTCAGGATCGAAATGCAGGACAGGGAAGGCCAGTCGATCTTCGGCGCAATCGAGCAGAGCGTGGAAGAGGCCGGATAA